One window from the genome of Trueperaceae bacterium encodes:
- a CDS encoding six-hairpin glycosidase, protein MDYPITTVLFTGVRFNDQFWLPRLKINREVSIPFNFAKSEETGRIDNFTKAAGLMEGPHEGIFYDDSDVFKVIEGAAYSLHLHPDKELSTYLDELIKKISGAQEEDGYLYTARTIDTEAVTPEKEGSTRWSNLAINHELYNVGHMYEAAVAHYQATGKRTLLDVAIKNAELINDTFGPGKINDVHGHQEIEIGLVKLYRETQEKHYLDLAKFFLDQRGYLDHPDRPPSYSDDPRVHQDHLPVIDQREVVGHCVRAGYMYSAMTDIAALTGDQDYVEALDALWTNAVEGRTYVTGGIGSRHKWEAFGEDFELPNSEAYAETCAAIANMMWNHRMFLLHGDAKYIDLLERTLYNGFLSGVSMQGDAFFYVNPLSSDGKWAFNNGISAERSPWFETSCCPTNVTRVMPSLPGYVYAYSGTDIYVNLFVAGTATIPTSTGNVMINQETDYPWSGDITLTIDIERELDFTLHLRIPGWTRNQPFPSNLYRYLNKSDQETSVWINGNPVKTTINQGFAVLERTWLPGDKIHLRLPMEAKRIVSHVNVEENRGLTAIERGPIVYCAEGVDNNGKALNISLPDNADLEAEYNPNLLGGVTKICWNDVTLIPYYAWSHRGLGEMNVWLKRS, encoded by the coding sequence ATGGACTACCCCATTACCACAGTTTTATTCACAGGCGTACGATTCAACGACCAATTTTGGTTACCGCGCCTTAAAATTAACCGTGAAGTAAGCATCCCCTTCAATTTTGCCAAATCCGAAGAGACAGGCCGAATTGATAATTTCACAAAAGCTGCTGGCCTGATGGAAGGACCCCACGAAGGAATTTTTTATGACGATTCGGATGTCTTTAAAGTAATCGAAGGTGCTGCTTATTCGCTCCATCTTCACCCAGATAAGGAGTTAAGCACTTATCTAGACGAGCTGATCAAAAAAATATCAGGCGCTCAGGAGGAGGATGGTTACCTCTATACTGCCCGCACGATAGATACAGAAGCAGTAACTCCAGAGAAGGAAGGAAGTACGCGCTGGTCAAACCTGGCGATTAATCATGAGCTATACAATGTTGGGCACATGTACGAAGCTGCCGTTGCTCACTACCAAGCAACCGGTAAGCGTACTCTCCTGGATGTTGCGATCAAAAACGCTGAGTTGATCAACGATACCTTTGGTCCCGGAAAGATTAATGACGTCCACGGCCATCAAGAAATCGAAATTGGCCTAGTTAAGCTTTATCGCGAAACTCAAGAAAAACACTACCTTGATCTCGCTAAATTCTTCTTAGATCAGCGTGGTTATCTAGATCATCCCGATAGGCCCCCTTCCTATTCGGACGACCCGAGGGTTCATCAGGATCACCTACCAGTCATTGATCAGCGCGAAGTTGTCGGTCACTGTGTAAGGGCAGGCTACATGTACAGCGCCATGACTGACATCGCTGCACTTACTGGTGACCAAGATTACGTTGAAGCGCTCGATGCTCTTTGGACAAATGCCGTTGAGGGACGCACATACGTAACTGGCGGCATAGGCTCTAGGCATAAATGGGAAGCCTTTGGTGAGGATTTTGAATTACCTAACTCCGAAGCTTATGCCGAAACTTGTGCCGCAATAGCTAACATGATGTGGAACCACAGGATGTTCCTTTTGCATGGTGATGCAAAGTACATAGATTTACTTGAAAGAACGCTTTATAACGGATTCCTTTCCGGAGTATCTATGCAGGGAGACGCTTTTTTCTACGTGAATCCATTATCCTCCGATGGGAAATGGGCCTTTAACAATGGGATTTCTGCGGAACGAAGTCCTTGGTTCGAAACCTCTTGTTGTCCAACAAACGTGACCCGAGTAATGCCGTCATTACCTGGCTACGTTTACGCCTATAGTGGAACCGATATCTACGTTAATCTTTTTGTTGCTGGCACCGCTACCATCCCAACCTCTACTGGTAACGTAATGATTAATCAGGAAACCGATTACCCGTGGTCAGGCGACATAACCCTCACAATAGATATAGAGCGGGAATTAGATTTCACCCTCCATCTCCGAATTCCTGGCTGGACAAGAAATCAACCCTTCCCTAGCAATCTCTACCGCTACCTAAATAAGTCGGACCAGGAAACCTCCGTGTGGATAAACGGTAACCCCGTCAAGACTACGATAAACCAGGGATTTGCCGTTCTCGAACGAACTTGGTTGCCGGGAGACAAGATTCATCTACGGTTGCCAATGGAAGCAAAGCGAATAGTAAGTCACGTTAATGTTGAAGAAAACCGGGGTCTTACAGCTATTGAGCGTGGGCCAATCGTTTACTGTGCTGAGGGAGTCGATAACAACGGTAAAGCCCTGAACATTTCCCTCCCGGACAATGCTGACCTTGAGGCTGAATACAATCCAAACCTACTTGGTGGCGTTACCAAAATCTGTTGGAATGACGTGACCCTGATACCTTACTATGCGTGGTCACACCGAGGCTTAGGCGAGATGAACGTCTGGTTAAAACGCTCATGA
- a CDS encoding mandelate racemase/muconate lactonizing protein has protein sequence MQITDVTVNRYAWPRPQPIRNGRYTYVTIGLNLVHVTTDAGITGIGYSGGTAAGRPGAVTEALIEHFKQALIGRNPFQYRRIWDEMWQPKIIGRRGISTQVISAIDIALWDLMGKTVGKSVHSLLGAYTDRIPAYIAGGYYEEGKGLTELATEMEENLALGAKAVKMKIGGVTIQEDVIRVAAVREAIGPTVKLLVDANNAYVAYEAIDIARRLEPYDVFWFEEPVAPDDYRGHARVARATSIPIATGENEYTRYGFRDLIEHEAAAIFNADAQILGGITEFMNVAALAASQDLHIAPHGAQEVHIHLVAAIPNGLMLEYYRETVDPLRGQIFKEELVLDEDGYVLVPDRPGLGITPDYDLLEPYRIK, from the coding sequence TTGCAAATAACCGACGTTACTGTAAATCGTTACGCTTGGCCCCGACCTCAACCAATTCGGAACGGACGATACACCTACGTTACTATCGGGCTTAATCTTGTCCACGTAACCACTGACGCCGGCATAACGGGTATTGGTTACAGTGGTGGCACCGCTGCAGGCCGACCGGGTGCTGTCACCGAAGCCCTAATAGAACACTTCAAACAGGCCTTAATCGGCCGAAATCCCTTTCAGTACAGACGCATTTGGGATGAAATGTGGCAACCCAAGATCATTGGTCGGCGGGGCATCTCAACGCAGGTCATCAGCGCAATAGACATTGCCCTTTGGGACCTAATGGGGAAAACTGTGGGTAAATCGGTACACAGTTTACTTGGGGCCTACACCGACCGTATTCCTGCCTACATTGCGGGAGGTTATTACGAGGAAGGGAAAGGCCTCACTGAATTAGCTACTGAGATGGAGGAAAACCTCGCCCTAGGAGCAAAAGCTGTAAAGATGAAAATTGGCGGAGTTACCATTCAGGAGGATGTGATACGTGTAGCCGCTGTTCGTGAAGCAATAGGCCCTACGGTCAAACTATTAGTTGATGCGAATAACGCTTATGTAGCTTATGAGGCTATCGATATCGCCCGTCGGTTAGAGCCTTACGACGTCTTTTGGTTTGAAGAACCGGTCGCCCCAGATGATTACCGTGGCCACGCCCGCGTTGCTAGGGCTACTTCTATCCCTATAGCGACAGGGGAGAATGAATATACGCGTTACGGTTTTCGAGATCTTATTGAACATGAGGCCGCTGCCATTTTCAACGCGGACGCACAAATCCTAGGTGGAATTACCGAATTCATGAATGTTGCTGCTTTAGCCGCATCGCAAGACCTTCACATCGCACCTCACGGTGCTCAGGAGGTACATATTCATCTAGTAGCCGCTATTCCGAACGGTCTCATGCTCGAGTACTATCGCGAAACAGTCGACCCATTAAGAGGCCAAATTTTCAAGGAAGAACTAGTTTTAGATGAAGACGGCTATGTACTAGTTCCTGACCGTCCAGGCCTTGGCATAACACCTGACTACGATCTGCTAGAACCATATCGGATCAAGTGA
- a CDS encoding phytanoyl-CoA dioxygenase, whose translation MSDEQVKGIRAECDQHVEQVERDIEEGRSKSNITHYKSRYFISSRGHENPHSFALMFSDLMADIARATLGETAYLFNEQFVVKAPRVGGKFAWHQDSGYIGHYHQPYLSCWCALDDMSEENGTVYVLPFDRAGMKPDDLFDHEREVGSNDKVGYSGEDPGVPAIVPAGSIVVFSSRTFHRSGPNITDQPRRSYLTQYSAEQIMNKDGSDLWGQAVPFLKDGKRMEVTQTERYWSERLKAKSLT comes from the coding sequence ATGTCTGATGAACAGGTTAAAGGAATCCGTGCTGAATGTGATCAACACGTTGAACAGGTAGAGCGTGATATCGAAGAGGGCCGGTCAAAATCCAATATCACTCACTATAAAAGCCGTTACTTTATTTCTAGTCGAGGGCACGAAAATCCTCACAGTTTTGCATTAATGTTCAGTGATCTAATGGCTGATATCGCTCGAGCTACTCTCGGTGAGACTGCTTACCTGTTTAATGAACAATTTGTAGTTAAAGCACCAAGAGTCGGCGGCAAATTCGCTTGGCATCAAGATTCTGGATATATCGGGCACTACCATCAACCTTACCTTTCTTGCTGGTGCGCACTTGATGATATGTCGGAGGAGAATGGTACGGTATATGTTCTGCCATTTGACCGTGCAGGAATGAAACCAGATGACCTTTTTGATCACGAGCGCGAAGTAGGGAGTAATGACAAGGTCGGATACTCTGGAGAAGACCCAGGAGTACCCGCAATTGTACCGGCGGGGAGTATCGTGGTGTTTTCAAGTCGCACGTTCCACCGTAGTGGTCCGAATATTACTGACCAACCACGACGGAGTTACCTAACTCAGTACTCTGCCGAACAAATAATGAATAAGGACGGGTCTGACTTATGGGGCCAGGCTGTGCCTTTCTTAAAAGATGGAAAAAGAATGGAAGTTACACAGACTGAACGCTATTGGAGTGAGCGCTTAAAAGCAAAATCCCTTACCTAG
- a CDS encoding glutathione peroxidase: protein MSSFYEHTLETINGESCSLKKYAGRVCLVVNVASECGKTPQYQGLQVIYDEYRDRGFEVLGVPCNQFGSQEPGNEKEIRAFCTNNYGITFPMFAKVDVNGAGRNSLYAWLTEQDTQPDGAGDISWNFTKFLVNREGQVGARFGPDVEPESTDLLKAINVAL from the coding sequence ATGTCAAGCTTTTACGAACACACCCTAGAGACAATCAATGGTGAATCTTGTTCCCTCAAAAAGTACGCGGGCAGGGTTTGCTTAGTAGTTAACGTAGCATCAGAGTGCGGGAAAACCCCGCAATATCAGGGACTACAGGTAATCTACGATGAATATCGTGACCGAGGCTTTGAGGTTCTGGGGGTCCCTTGCAACCAATTCGGAAGCCAGGAGCCCGGGAATGAAAAAGAGATCCGGGCTTTTTGCACTAACAATTACGGAATCACCTTCCCAATGTTCGCTAAGGTGGACGTAAATGGTGCTGGTCGTAACTCTCTATATGCCTGGTTAACCGAACAGGATACCCAACCAGACGGAGCCGGAGATATCTCCTGGAACTTCACAAAATTCTTGGTTAACAGGGAAGGTCAGGTGGGAGCCCGTTTTGGACCAGATGTTGAACCGGAATCGACCGATCTATTGAAAGCCATAAACGTAGCTCTTTAA
- a CDS encoding ABC transporter ATP-binding protein, with protein sequence MKHLLIDNLNVSYRRGGNEVKAVDNVSLNLALGGEALGIIGESGSGKSSLARALMRLLPKGTTISGRMRLGDLSLESMSDEQFRTDIRWRCISMVLQNAMHALNPVLRVGEQLAECWRLDALGRRESRNRASELLEQVGLGPEIRLRYPHELSGGMRQRVMIAMALALKPDLLILDEPTSALDVSIQAQIMNLLKNLCSEYGVSMLFITHDLALASDLCDRLAVLYAGQVREIGPAEKVLTAPNDPYTQALLNSIPRLRSNTRPTFLSGTPPDPSYPFLGCRFQPRCSVAFEPCQTHEPALVEIKAGPSARCWQYQPLPDGVKQEANLSDSGNESESGKSSSVHPNSSRSETLPVADVHHNEDPLVEMKGVSFYYWVRRGFLGNAPVKALELVDLNLYRGESVAVVGESGSGKSTLARALLRLGTPVQGRIKFDNQDVTVKTEADLRYFRQRVQAVFQDPYASLSPYQQVYNLVEEPLVVQGVKSVKERQRRVKTALEKVKLEPTSEFAKLYPHVLSGGQRQLVSIARGMVLEPQLLVADEPVSMIDASSRAEILYLLRELQEDSDLTLLTITHDLASARYFADRIVVLYLGRVVEIGPASRVIDSPMHPYTRGLLAAVPEPDPANRHKMRSVIDGEPANALTVPSGCPFHARCPEAIPGICDVTFPTKSNHGEGHDVACHLYPGEGGGKN encoded by the coding sequence ATGAAACATCTTCTAATTGATAATTTGAATGTAAGTTATCGGCGTGGCGGAAACGAGGTAAAAGCGGTCGATAACGTGTCGTTAAACCTGGCCCTCGGTGGTGAGGCTTTAGGGATAATCGGGGAATCGGGCAGTGGTAAAAGTAGCCTCGCTAGGGCGCTAATGCGTCTACTACCAAAAGGTACTACTATCTCCGGTCGAATGCGCCTTGGGGACCTCAGCCTAGAGAGCATGAGCGATGAGCAATTCCGTACCGACATACGCTGGCGTTGCATATCAATGGTGCTTCAGAACGCAATGCATGCTCTTAACCCGGTGTTGCGGGTAGGGGAACAATTGGCAGAGTGTTGGCGACTTGATGCTTTGGGTCGACGTGAGAGCCGTAACCGAGCATCTGAATTGCTAGAACAGGTCGGCCTTGGGCCAGAGATTAGACTTCGGTACCCGCACGAGCTCTCAGGGGGTATGCGCCAGCGTGTCATGATTGCCATGGCCCTAGCGTTAAAGCCCGATCTTCTAATTCTAGATGAGCCCACTAGTGCACTTGACGTATCGATCCAGGCACAAATCATGAACCTTCTGAAGAATTTGTGTTCGGAATATGGCGTGTCGATGCTTTTCATTACTCACGATCTTGCCCTCGCTAGTGACCTGTGCGATAGACTGGCAGTTCTCTATGCAGGACAAGTACGTGAAATTGGTCCAGCTGAAAAAGTCCTTACAGCCCCTAATGATCCTTATACTCAGGCGCTGTTGAACAGCATTCCGCGACTACGAAGTAACACACGCCCAACTTTCCTTTCCGGTACACCGCCCGACCCAAGTTATCCCTTCCTAGGGTGTCGCTTTCAACCCCGTTGCTCCGTAGCGTTCGAGCCTTGCCAAACTCATGAACCTGCTCTAGTTGAAATCAAAGCCGGCCCGTCAGCCCGCTGCTGGCAATACCAGCCGTTACCTGATGGAGTGAAACAAGAAGCTAACTTGTCGGACAGCGGCAATGAATCAGAATCCGGTAAATCTTCATCTGTTCATCCTAATTCTTCTCGTTCTGAAACCCTACCAGTAGCTGACGTACATCATAATGAGGACCCACTAGTAGAGATGAAGGGTGTCAGTTTTTACTATTGGGTTAGACGCGGTTTCCTCGGTAATGCTCCGGTAAAAGCATTAGAACTAGTTGATCTTAATCTTTACCGCGGTGAAAGTGTTGCAGTAGTAGGGGAGAGTGGAAGTGGAAAATCTACACTCGCACGGGCGCTCTTACGATTGGGAACCCCAGTGCAAGGACGAATCAAGTTCGATAATCAGGACGTCACGGTTAAGACCGAAGCTGATTTACGGTATTTTCGCCAAAGAGTACAGGCAGTCTTTCAAGACCCCTATGCCAGCTTGAGTCCTTACCAACAGGTGTACAATCTAGTTGAAGAGCCACTTGTGGTACAAGGAGTAAAATCCGTAAAAGAGCGACAAAGACGCGTCAAAACTGCACTTGAAAAAGTAAAACTCGAACCTACTTCAGAGTTCGCAAAACTATACCCTCACGTGCTTTCTGGTGGTCAGAGACAACTAGTGAGCATTGCCCGAGGCATGGTATTAGAGCCACAATTATTGGTGGCTGACGAACCGGTTTCGATGATCGACGCTAGTAGTCGTGCCGAGATTTTATATTTACTCCGTGAACTACAGGAAGACAGTGACCTAACCCTCCTGACTATTACTCACGACCTCGCTAGCGCCCGATACTTCGCTGACCGGATTGTGGTGTTGTACCTTGGTCGCGTAGTTGAGATTGGGCCGGCTTCGAGGGTCATAGATTCGCCAATGCATCCATACACCCGTGGTCTACTTGCCGCGGTTCCGGAACCGGATCCAGCAAACCGCCACAAAATGCGTTCCGTCATAGATGGCGAACCTGCTAACGCATTAACAGTGCCTAGTGGTTGTCCATTCCACGCACGATGCCCAGAGGCAATACCAGGGATTTGCGACGTTACTTTTCCAACAAAATCTAATCATGGTGAAGGGCATGATGTAGCTTGTCATTTGTACCCAGGTGAGGGTGGTGGAAAAAATTAA
- a CDS encoding peptide ABC transporter permease: MFQPAWCWRCCTCFSILVCVMSMGKRSVLRQLFDSAPGRLGLSLLVGLTLTSLYVVFTYPLDFGPSRWSNPAVWSDNPSAAPPRWTNWFSREPGPVHQVTETREPTVVGPLGPGESRVFELPFNHDSNLAPTFLSLTLGEINYFARPPQYWVTLIRPDGLRIPLAREVVSGPRLGESGPFIRYAETPKRLLLTSGRDVVPIIVDSLYSVYESAGEASFRDEIKSRPLRGLFGAPNSDGTIDPLTGRYVLEVRFTLADSGDVVSSVRGVAGGAAFGLFGTDTLGRDLAEGLLFGLPIALLIGVLASTLSTLIGTTLGLVSGFVGGRTDLVIQRVADVMNNVPALPLLIFLVFILGSQLWLILAILVVFSWPGLTILVRSMVLPLRNSPEVEAARTLGASTAHILRHHVFPHTAPFVLAQLIFFAPGAILAEAGLSFLGLGDPSLPTWGQILEQGFRTGAVFLGYWWWIVPPGLLIVLTAVTFMLLALGMETVVNPRLREQQ, from the coding sequence ATGTTTCAGCCCGCATGGTGTTGGAGGTGCTGTACGTGCTTCTCGATCCTCGTGTGCGTTATGAGCATGGGCAAACGCTCGGTTCTTAGACAACTTTTCGACTCAGCTCCTGGGCGCTTGGGCTTGAGTTTACTGGTGGGACTGACACTTACGTCCCTTTATGTGGTGTTCACCTATCCACTCGACTTTGGTCCCTCGCGTTGGAGCAACCCAGCTGTGTGGTCCGATAATCCGTCCGCTGCCCCCCCTAGGTGGACGAACTGGTTTTCACGCGAACCTGGACCAGTGCACCAAGTCACAGAAACTCGTGAGCCAACAGTAGTCGGGCCCCTAGGCCCAGGGGAATCTCGCGTTTTCGAACTACCGTTTAATCACGACTCAAATTTGGCACCTACCTTCCTTTCTCTTACATTGGGAGAGATTAACTACTTTGCGAGGCCTCCCCAATACTGGGTAACGCTGATAAGGCCCGACGGTTTGCGCATACCGTTAGCGCGCGAGGTAGTGTCAGGGCCAAGGTTAGGAGAGAGCGGACCTTTCATTCGCTACGCAGAGACACCTAAACGATTACTTCTTACCAGTGGTAGGGATGTAGTACCGATTATCGTCGACTCGCTCTATTCCGTATATGAATCAGCAGGCGAAGCCTCATTCCGTGATGAGATCAAATCAAGACCCTTGAGAGGGCTGTTCGGTGCACCAAATTCGGACGGAACGATCGATCCATTGACCGGCCGCTATGTTCTCGAAGTACGTTTTACACTTGCTGACTCGGGTGATGTGGTCTCAAGCGTGCGAGGTGTTGCTGGTGGTGCTGCATTTGGTTTATTTGGGACGGATACATTGGGTCGTGACCTTGCCGAGGGCCTCCTATTTGGTTTGCCCATTGCTCTTCTAATCGGTGTTTTGGCTTCCACCCTCAGCACTCTGATAGGTACTACCCTCGGATTAGTGAGTGGATTTGTTGGCGGGCGTACCGACCTAGTAATCCAACGAGTTGCCGACGTTATGAACAACGTACCAGCTCTACCACTACTGATCTTCCTAGTGTTTATTTTGGGATCACAGTTGTGGTTAATCCTAGCGATCTTAGTGGTATTTAGCTGGCCGGGTTTAACCATCTTAGTGCGGTCAATGGTGTTGCCCCTTCGCAACAGTCCTGAGGTAGAGGCAGCACGTACATTAGGAGCATCGACAGCTCACATATTGCGTCATCATGTATTCCCCCATACTGCGCCCTTCGTGCTTGCGCAATTGATCTTCTTCGCTCCTGGAGCGATACTTGCCGAAGCAGGTCTTTCTTTTCTTGGGCTTGGAGATCCTAGTTTACCGACCTGGGGTCAGATACTAGAGCAGGGATTCCGAACGGGTGCAGTGTTTTTAGGTTATTGGTGGTGGATAGTACCGCCTGGACTCCTGATTGTACTTACAGCCGTTACCTTCATGCTACTGGCACTAGGGATGGAAACGGTCGTTAACCCGCGTCTTCGGGAACAACAATGA
- a CDS encoding peptide ABC transporter permease — MTPSLLRPLVVRAVSLVAVLFVVLILLVVSLGATGFSERMLGAVIGEELRALRPALAETIKDPEALEVALEARRTELNSSYGLDRAWFQRLPSMALQVFTLDLGVARTMRATDGSNRIADIVLERLPPTILLLTTAMMITAVIGLTLGVWLSTRVGSLIDRIVSYMASISYALPAWWTGILLILLLSFQLGLLPAGGMYSTPPPEGGFARFIDLAFHAILPVLTLVLVGLGPYIYVVRTITLDVAQEDFVMLARAKGLPGHLVERRHVLRPAAAPIVTGLILGLAGSLGGSILVETVFDWRGMGRLYYDAIVGTPDEGLIIGLTFMFTLLYVSARMVLEVLYVLLDPRVRYEHGQTLGS, encoded by the coding sequence GTGACTCCTTCGCTGTTGCGCCCACTAGTGGTGCGAGCAGTAAGCTTGGTCGCGGTTCTCTTCGTAGTTCTCATCCTTCTTGTGGTGAGTCTTGGTGCGACTGGATTTAGCGAGCGAATGCTCGGTGCTGTTATTGGGGAGGAGTTACGTGCCCTGCGCCCGGCTCTAGCAGAGACAATCAAAGACCCAGAGGCCCTAGAAGTAGCGCTTGAAGCACGGCGTACTGAACTTAACTCTTCCTATGGCCTTGACCGAGCATGGTTTCAGCGTTTGCCCAGTATGGCTTTACAAGTATTTACCCTTGATTTGGGTGTAGCTCGTACCATGCGAGCTACTGACGGAAGCAACCGTATAGCTGATATTGTCCTTGAGCGGCTTCCCCCGACTATTCTTTTGCTCACCACAGCAATGATGATTACAGCTGTTATTGGTTTGACACTAGGGGTTTGGCTTTCCACTCGTGTTGGCAGCCTTATCGATCGTATCGTTTCATACATGGCATCAATTAGTTACGCTCTACCAGCTTGGTGGACAGGGATCTTGCTGATATTACTATTATCGTTTCAGCTTGGACTTTTGCCAGCAGGAGGAATGTACAGTACCCCTCCGCCAGAGGGTGGATTCGCACGCTTTATCGACTTAGCCTTTCACGCTATCCTACCAGTGTTAACTCTCGTACTTGTTGGTCTAGGGCCATATATATATGTGGTTCGGACCATCACGTTAGATGTGGCCCAGGAGGACTTCGTTATGCTGGCACGAGCTAAAGGTTTGCCTGGGCACTTGGTGGAGCGCCGGCACGTGTTACGTCCGGCAGCGGCCCCAATAGTTACAGGTCTGATTCTAGGGCTTGCTGGCTCGTTAGGGGGCTCGATCCTCGTGGAAACAGTATTTGATTGGCGAGGTATGGGGAGACTCTACTACGATGCTATTGTAGGCACGCCAGATGAAGGGCTCATTATTGGGCTGACCTTCATGTTTACATTACTTTATGTTTCAGCCCGCATGGTGTTGGAGGTGCTGTACGTGCTTCTCGATCCTCGTGTGCGTTATGAGCATGGGCAAACGCTCGGTTCTTAG
- a CDS encoding fumarylacetoacetate hydrolase, whose translation MLLSKYCYQGKERWSYDEQLLTVGTTLADLLREPLRDLVSTIESRLTSEKIPSGLSSVAPIDVAQEVWASGVTYLRSRDARMAESDIADVYDLVYDADRPELFLKALGWRVSGHEGPIRVRSDSDWDVPEPELVLVINSQLEIVGFTAGNDVSSRQIEGANPLYLPQAKVYNGSCAIGPGIVISDGSQKDFAGLPISLNISRGETLVFNGETDTSQMKRSFTELASHLGRELDFPDGVFLMTGTGIIPPDDFSLESGDSVEIKVGQLTLTNKVSSL comes from the coding sequence ATGTTGCTCAGTAAGTACTGTTACCAAGGAAAGGAGAGATGGTCTTATGATGAACAGCTCCTCACGGTTGGCACAACCCTGGCAGACTTGCTCCGCGAACCTTTAAGGGACTTGGTGAGCACCATCGAATCTAGGCTTACTTCAGAGAAGATTCCCTCCGGTCTATCGTCAGTCGCGCCGATCGATGTTGCTCAGGAAGTGTGGGCTAGTGGAGTAACCTACCTTCGGAGTCGCGATGCACGAATGGCTGAATCGGACATTGCAGATGTTTACGACCTAGTTTATGACGCAGATCGGCCAGAGCTGTTCTTGAAGGCATTAGGTTGGCGTGTTAGTGGTCACGAGGGACCAATCCGTGTGCGCAGCGATAGTGACTGGGACGTCCCTGAGCCGGAACTTGTACTGGTAATTAACTCGCAACTGGAGATCGTTGGGTTTACTGCTGGAAACGACGTTAGTTCTCGCCAAATTGAGGGGGCAAACCCGCTGTACCTGCCACAGGCAAAAGTGTACAACGGTTCTTGTGCAATAGGCCCTGGAATCGTTATTTCGGATGGAAGCCAGAAAGATTTTGCTGGGCTACCGATATCATTAAATATCAGCCGAGGCGAAACTCTTGTTTTTAATGGGGAGACCGATACCTCTCAAATGAAACGTTCCTTTACAGAACTAGCTTCACACCTTGGTCGGGAGTTGGACTTCCCAGACGGGGTTTTTCTGATGACAGGAACAGGTATCATACCCCCGGATGATTTTTCTCTAGAATCGGGTGATTCAGTCGAAATCAAAGTTGGCCAGTTAACTTTAACTAACAAAGTTTCTTCACTGTAG